From a region of the Actinomadura luzonensis genome:
- a CDS encoding low temperature requirement protein A, which yields MADQGDPRRRPRLAGTARPTGENHRATTFELFFDLVFVFAATRVTALMAHEHSAHGLLQGLLLLALLWWTWEAYTWLGNQARADEGVVRAGMAVATAAVFVVALTVPEAWHDAPGGLSGPLVLVGAYLLVRVVHLAVYGVAAGEDQGLRRQLALSWATLLAGVPPLVAGALLGGWTQTLLFAAALGVDWAGTYLTSRRGNWRVHSAAHWCERHGLFVLLAIGESVAAIGVGAAGSAIGAPLLAAAVLGMAVALCLWWLYFDVVALAAEHRLVRTLGAIRVKMVVEAYTYGHFPIVAGIVVTALGVEGVLAHAGEGAALGGFYAPALYGGAALYLGGHVLFGARVHAVLSLPRLVAVAALLVGLPVAIMMPPLAGLAGLVLVLVALVAVETTRYAEQRRDLREV from the coding sequence ATGGCCGACCAGGGGGACCCGCGGCGCCGCCCACGCCTCGCGGGCACGGCGCGCCCGACCGGCGAGAACCACCGGGCGACGACCTTCGAGCTCTTCTTCGACCTGGTCTTCGTCTTCGCGGCGACCCGGGTCACCGCCCTCATGGCGCACGAGCACAGCGCCCATGGCCTGCTGCAGGGCTTGCTGCTGCTCGCGCTGCTGTGGTGGACGTGGGAGGCCTACACCTGGCTCGGCAACCAGGCGCGCGCCGACGAAGGCGTGGTCCGGGCGGGGATGGCGGTGGCGACCGCGGCGGTGTTCGTGGTCGCGCTGACCGTCCCCGAGGCGTGGCACGACGCGCCGGGCGGGCTGTCCGGGCCGCTCGTGCTGGTGGGCGCGTACCTGCTGGTGCGCGTCGTGCACCTCGCCGTCTACGGGGTGGCGGCGGGCGAGGACCAGGGGTTGCGGCGCCAGCTCGCGCTGTCGTGGGCCACCCTGCTGGCCGGCGTGCCGCCGCTGGTGGCGGGGGCGCTGCTCGGCGGCTGGACGCAGACGCTGCTGTTCGCGGCGGCGCTCGGGGTGGACTGGGCGGGCACGTACCTGACCTCGCGGCGCGGCAACTGGCGGGTGCACAGCGCGGCGCACTGGTGCGAGCGGCACGGGCTGTTCGTGCTGCTGGCCATCGGGGAGTCGGTGGCGGCCATCGGGGTCGGCGCGGCCGGGAGCGCGATCGGCGCTCCGCTGCTGGCCGCGGCCGTCCTCGGCATGGCGGTGGCGCTGTGCCTGTGGTGGCTGTACTTCGACGTGGTGGCGCTCGCGGCCGAGCACCGGCTGGTGCGCACGCTCGGCGCGATCCGCGTCAAGATGGTCGTGGAGGCCTACACCTACGGGCACTTCCCGATCGTGGCCGGGATCGTCGTCACCGCGCTCGGTGTGGAGGGCGTGCTGGCCCACGCGGGGGAGGGCGCGGCGCTCGGCGGCTTCTACGCGCCGGCGTTGTACGGCGGGGCCGCGCTGTACCTGGGCGGGCACGTGCTGTTCGGGGCGCGGGTGCACGCCGTGCTCAGCCTGCCGCGGCTGGTCGCCGTGGCGGCGCTGCTCGTGGGCCTGCCCGTGGCGATCATGATGCCGCCGCTGGCCGGGCTGGCGGGGCTGGTGCTCGTCCTCGTCGCGCTGGTCGCCGTGGAGACCACCCGGTACGCCGAGCAGCGCCGCGACCTGCGTGAGGTCTGA
- a CDS encoding SDR family NAD(P)-dependent oxidoreductase → MDMRLDGTTAVVTGASRGLGLAVVRALAAEGVRVVAAARTVSPELKETGAIALTADLSTPDGPGAMIERALAELGELDLLVNNVGGGDGGEGRIGGFLTSTDEHWRRDHDLNLLSAVRATRAALPSLLRRRGNVINISSNSARLPHAGPITYSTAKAALTAFGKALAEEFGPQGVRVNTISPGAIRTSLWESPDGYGAALAAALGVDQQQLLAGLPAGTGMTTGRLIEPDEVAALVTWLASPHAASVSGADYVIDGGAIKTV, encoded by the coding sequence ATGGACATGCGACTCGACGGCACGACCGCTGTGGTGACCGGCGCGAGCAGGGGGCTGGGGCTGGCCGTCGTGCGGGCCCTGGCGGCGGAGGGCGTCCGGGTGGTGGCCGCCGCCCGGACGGTCTCGCCCGAGCTGAAGGAGACCGGCGCGATCGCGCTGACCGCCGACCTGTCCACCCCGGACGGCCCCGGCGCGATGATCGAGCGGGCCCTGGCCGAGCTGGGCGAGCTCGACCTGCTGGTCAACAACGTGGGCGGCGGCGACGGCGGCGAGGGCCGGATCGGCGGGTTCCTCACCTCCACCGACGAGCACTGGCGGCGCGACCACGACCTGAACCTGCTGAGCGCCGTCCGCGCCACCAGGGCCGCCCTGCCCAGCCTGCTGCGCAGGCGCGGCAACGTGATCAACATCTCGTCCAACAGCGCCCGCCTGCCGCACGCCGGGCCGATCACCTACAGCACCGCCAAGGCGGCGCTGACCGCGTTCGGCAAGGCGCTGGCCGAGGAGTTCGGCCCACAGGGGGTGCGGGTCAACACGATCTCCCCCGGTGCGATCCGCACCTCCCTGTGGGAGTCCCCGGACGGGTACGGCGCCGCCCTGGCCGCCGCGCTCGGCGTGGACCAGCAGCAGCTCCTGGCCGGCCTGCCGGCCGGCACCGGCATGACCACCGGCAGGCTGATCGAGCCGGACGAGGTCGCCGCCCTGGTGACGTGGCTGGCCTCGCCGCACGCCGCCAGCGTCAGCGGCGCCGACTACGTCATCGACGGCGGCGCGATCAAGACGGTCTGA
- a CDS encoding ABC transporter ATP-binding protein, with translation MHGTADLRELTEPAEMLRVDGLTVRQPATGRTLLSGVSFAAGAGESVAVVGESGSGKSLTVRALLGLLPAGLSAEGEVRLAGQRVDGDPRALRRLRGGTVSLLMQDPFTLLNPLRKVGRQIADGLPRGADRRVEVPRLLAEVGLDGEPAGRYPFQLSGGQRQRAGLAAALAAAPRVLLADEPTTALDATTQRDVLALVRRIQRERGMTFLLITHDLRVAFSMCERVVVMYAGRVVETGRAEELRVEQRHPYTRALLAAEPPADRRLAAVPSVPGTVPAHDAVAGRCAFAERCAYALPRCHTTEPALLPLPSTATRSSACLRAAELPAAPPPPPGVVPPAPDAVPRASVLDVRDLRKTYPGAARPALAGVGLTVAPGEIVAVVGESGSGKTTLARCVTGLERPDAGTILLAGADCSDYARLPREAVRQARRTAQMIFQDPYATLNPARTVGATLKEALIADGRPPDVAALLELVGLDPAMAGLRPAQLSGGERQRVAVARAVAGEPRLLVCDEPVSALDVSVQAQILTLLAGLRERLSMGMLFITHDLAVVRQLADRLYVLRAGECVESGPVARVLDDPAHPYTRELLASVPDGSSGWPG, from the coding sequence ATGCACGGGACAGCCGACCTGCGCGAGCTGACGGAGCCTGCCGAGATGCTGCGGGTGGACGGCCTCACCGTGCGCCAGCCCGCCACCGGGCGGACGCTGCTGTCCGGGGTGTCGTTCGCGGCCGGCGCGGGCGAGTCGGTGGCCGTCGTCGGCGAGTCCGGGTCGGGCAAGTCGCTGACCGTGCGGGCGCTGCTGGGGCTGCTGCCCGCCGGGCTGAGCGCCGAGGGCGAGGTGCGCCTCGCCGGGCAGCGCGTGGACGGCGACCCGCGGGCGCTGCGGCGGCTGCGCGGCGGCACCGTCTCGCTGCTCATGCAGGACCCGTTCACGCTGCTCAACCCCCTGCGCAAGGTCGGCAGGCAGATCGCCGACGGGCTGCCGCGCGGCGCCGACCGGCGCGTGGAGGTGCCCCGGCTGCTGGCCGAGGTGGGGCTGGACGGCGAACCGGCCGGGCGGTACCCGTTCCAGCTCTCCGGCGGGCAGCGGCAGCGGGCCGGACTGGCCGCCGCGCTCGCCGCCGCGCCGCGCGTGCTGCTCGCCGACGAGCCCACGACCGCGCTCGACGCCACCACGCAGCGGGACGTGCTCGCGCTCGTGCGCCGCATCCAGCGCGAGCGGGGCATGACGTTCCTGCTGATCACGCACGACCTGCGGGTGGCGTTCTCGATGTGCGAGCGGGTCGTCGTCATGTACGCGGGACGGGTGGTGGAGACCGGGCGCGCCGAGGAGCTGCGGGTGGAGCAGCGGCATCCGTACACGCGGGCGCTGCTCGCCGCCGAGCCGCCCGCCGACCGGCGGCTCGCCGCCGTGCCGTCCGTGCCCGGCACGGTGCCGGCCCACGACGCGGTCGCCGGCCGGTGCGCCTTCGCCGAGCGGTGCGCGTACGCGCTGCCGCGGTGCCACACCACCGAGCCCGCCCTCCTCCCGCTGCCCTCCACCGCCACGCGGTCGTCGGCGTGCCTGCGGGCGGCCGAGCTGCCCGCCGCGCCCCCGCCGCCGCCCGGCGTCGTCCCGCCCGCCCCGGACGCCGTGCCGAGGGCGTCGGTGCTCGACGTCCGCGACCTGCGCAAGACCTACCCCGGCGCGGCCCGCCCCGCGCTCGCCGGAGTGGGGCTGACGGTGGCCCCCGGCGAGATCGTGGCCGTGGTGGGCGAGTCCGGCTCCGGCAAGACCACGCTCGCCCGCTGCGTCACCGGCCTGGAACGCCCGGACGCCGGCACGATCCTGCTGGCCGGCGCCGACTGCTCCGACTACGCCCGCCTGCCGCGCGAGGCGGTCCGGCAGGCCCGCCGCACCGCCCAGATGATCTTCCAGGACCCGTACGCGACCCTCAACCCGGCCCGCACGGTCGGCGCGACGCTCAAGGAGGCCCTGATCGCCGACGGCCGCCCGCCCGACGTGGCCGCGCTGCTGGAGCTGGTCGGCCTGGACCCGGCCATGGCCGGGCTGCGTCCGGCCCAGCTCTCCGGCGGCGAGCGCCAGCGGGTCGCCGTCGCCCGCGCCGTGGCCGGCGAGCCCCGGCTGCTGGTCTGCGACGAGCCGGTCTCCGCGCTGGACGTCTCCGTCCAGGCCCAGATCCTCACCCTGCTGGCGGGGCTGCGCGAACGGCTGTCGATGGGCATGTTGTTCATCACGCACGACCTGGCCGTGGTGCGGCAGCTCGCCGACCGCCTCTACGTGCTGCGCGCGGGGGAGTGCGTCGAGAGCGGGCCGGTGGCGCGCGTCCTGGACGACCCGGCCCACCCGTACACGCGGGAGCTGCTGGCCAGCGTCCCTGACGGCTCGTCCGGCTGGCCGGGCTGA
- a CDS encoding XRE family transcriptional regulator: MRHEKNPVLAVSPGPAAGVRGAIAANLRRTRLARGFSVRELAELTGVSKALISQVERGVANPTIEVLTRLADALGLTFAELTRVHLAGPEVIRRGEGTPVAVGDTVVRSLFAAPDRRRFELAEGDLPPHTRSARSAHGLGSVEHAYVVAGEVTVETADWSARLGEGDAIRFAAELDHVYVTGEAGCRVLTLLSFSED; the protein is encoded by the coding sequence GTGCGGCACGAGAAGAATCCCGTGCTCGCGGTGAGCCCAGGGCCGGCGGCGGGCGTGCGCGGGGCGATCGCGGCGAACCTGCGGCGCACCCGGCTGGCGCGCGGGTTCAGCGTCCGGGAGCTGGCCGAGCTGACCGGGGTCAGCAAGGCGCTCATCTCGCAGGTCGAGCGAGGGGTGGCCAATCCCACGATCGAGGTGCTGACGCGGCTGGCCGACGCGCTCGGGCTGACGTTCGCCGAGCTGACGCGGGTGCACCTGGCCGGGCCCGAGGTGATCAGGCGCGGCGAGGGCACGCCGGTGGCGGTGGGCGACACGGTGGTGCGCAGCCTGTTCGCGGCGCCGGACCGGCGGCGGTTCGAGCTGGCCGAGGGCGACCTGCCGCCGCACACGCGCAGCGCCAGGAGCGCGCACGGGCTCGGCTCGGTGGAGCACGCGTACGTGGTGGCGGGCGAGGTCACGGTCGAGACCGCCGACTGGTCGGCGCGCCTCGGCGAGGGCGACGCGATCCGGTTCGCCGCCGAGCTCGACCACGTCTACGTCACCGGCGAGGCGGGTTGCCGGGTGCTGACCCTGCTGTCGTTCAGCGAGGACTGA
- a CDS encoding TetR/AcrR family transcriptional regulator, with protein sequence MTKETPPRALRSDAERTVRTILEAAERVLSRNPAASMEQIAEAAGVARTTVHRRFASRDALVSALASWATRRFAEAVDAANPESTPPLVALYQITANVLRVKIDWSFAMGLAPVADEAVARVHADIEERCERLFAKAREAGVLRADVDPSWARRVYYALIHEAAQSRDGDPDALATRLVDTLLRGVGTGQALT encoded by the coding sequence GTGACGAAGGAGACGCCGCCCCGCGCGCTGAGGTCCGACGCCGAACGAACGGTCCGCACGATCCTGGAGGCCGCCGAGCGGGTGCTCAGCAGGAACCCGGCGGCCAGCATGGAGCAGATCGCCGAGGCGGCCGGGGTCGCGCGCACGACCGTGCACCGCCGTTTCGCCTCGCGGGACGCGCTGGTGTCCGCGCTCGCGTCCTGGGCGACCCGCCGCTTCGCCGAGGCCGTGGACGCCGCCAACCCCGAGTCCACGCCGCCGCTCGTCGCGCTCTACCAGATCACCGCGAACGTGCTCCGCGTCAAGATCGACTGGTCGTTCGCCATGGGCCTGGCCCCGGTCGCCGACGAGGCCGTCGCCCGCGTGCACGCCGACATCGAGGAACGCTGCGAGCGACTGTTCGCCAAGGCGCGCGAGGCCGGTGTGCTGCGCGCCGACGTCGATCCCTCCTGGGCCAGGCGCGTCTACTACGCGCTGATCCACGAGGCGGCGCAGTCGCGCGACGGCGACCCCGACGCGCTCGCCACCCGCCTCGTCGACACGCTGCTGCGCGGCGTGGGCACCGGCCAGGCCCTCACGTAG
- a CDS encoding ABC transporter permease, with product MNPGVNPGVDPGVNPPPAGRRSPTARRRVPVLVAVALVVLAAVGVAAAFAPWLVPDATAQDLMTGIGGPAPGHPLGTDDLGRDVLKLLVAGARTAVPGALAVAAGSLLIGNLVGLVAGYFGGWVDTLAMRWADLMFSLPALLVAIVVAGVLGGGYGLAVAVLVVLFAPTDTRAVRGAVLEQRHRPYVEAALLKNLSSWRIMTRHIWPNVAPVTLAAAFVNFAYALVSLSSLSFLGLGVPAGSPDWGRTLADNRSQLLANPWAAIAPGLAIIATAAALNVVGDWLHERVDRRGRAR from the coding sequence ATGAACCCCGGCGTGAACCCCGGCGTGGACCCTGGCGTGAACCCGCCCCCGGCCGGCCGCAGGTCTCCCACCGCCCGCCGCCGGGTCCCGGTGCTCGTGGCCGTGGCGCTGGTCGTGCTGGCCGCCGTCGGCGTCGCCGCCGCGTTCGCGCCCTGGCTGGTGCCCGACGCCACCGCGCAGGACCTCATGACCGGCATCGGCGGGCCCGCCCCCGGCCACCCGCTCGGCACCGACGACCTCGGCCGGGACGTGCTCAAGCTGCTCGTCGCGGGCGCCCGCACCGCCGTGCCCGGCGCGCTCGCCGTCGCCGCCGGCTCCCTGCTGATCGGCAACCTCGTCGGCCTCGTCGCCGGCTACTTCGGCGGCTGGGTGGACACGCTCGCCATGCGGTGGGCGGACCTGATGTTCTCGCTGCCCGCGCTGCTGGTCGCCATCGTCGTCGCCGGGGTGCTGGGCGGCGGGTACGGGCTCGCCGTCGCGGTGCTCGTGGTGCTGTTCGCGCCCACCGACACGCGGGCCGTGCGCGGCGCGGTGCTGGAGCAGCGGCACCGGCCGTACGTGGAGGCGGCGCTGCTCAAGAACCTGTCCTCCTGGCGGATCATGACCAGGCACATCTGGCCGAACGTGGCCCCGGTCACCCTCGCCGCCGCCTTCGTCAACTTCGCCTACGCGCTGGTGTCGCTGTCGTCGCTGTCGTTCCTGGGGCTAGGGGTGCCCGCCGGCTCGCCGGACTGGGGCCGGACCCTCGCCGACAACCGCTCCCAGCTCCTCGCCAACCCGTGGGCGGCCATCGCCCCCGGGCTGGCGATCATCGCCACCGCGGCCGCGCTCAACGTCGTCGGCGACTGGCTGCACGAGCGCGTCGACCGGCGGGGAAGGGCACGCTGA
- a CDS encoding SAM-dependent methyltransferase, with the protein MHQRAVRNLAKLDTTQARMTRIFDAAAGGKNNFQADKDMVRHFEQAAPVLTTAARAVLQFLARVVHHLAAVEGVDQFMIIGSGVPSGLPAGRRLHDIARQASPSPAVRVVYVENNPMVVTMAQATIEPFSDLVRVVDGDAREIDDMLGDRVVQTFLDWDSPIAVLLLSAQSLDDEEYAHYVIKRLRHTAPAGSFLALVHTTFDAVPPELLPAVRDVLAMTLPHLAIRTKEEVEGLLDGLDLVDPGLVWVPQWHPGTGDPGTGDPGTGDDLACADQPPTSGNYGAVAHIP; encoded by the coding sequence ATGCACCAAAGGGCTGTCCGAAACCTGGCCAAGCTCGACACGACGCAGGCGAGAATGACGCGCATTTTCGACGCGGCGGCGGGCGGGAAGAACAACTTCCAGGCGGACAAGGACATGGTGCGCCACTTCGAGCAAGCCGCTCCCGTCCTCACCACCGCCGCTCGCGCCGTCCTGCAGTTCCTGGCCCGGGTCGTCCACCATCTGGCCGCCGTCGAGGGCGTCGACCAGTTCATGATCATCGGCAGCGGCGTGCCCAGCGGCCTCCCGGCCGGCCGCCGCCTGCACGACATCGCCCGCCAGGCCTCGCCCAGCCCCGCCGTCCGCGTCGTGTACGTCGAGAACAACCCCATGGTCGTCACCATGGCCCAGGCCACCATCGAACCGTTCTCCGACCTGGTGCGCGTCGTGGACGGCGACGCCCGCGAGATCGACGACATGCTCGGCGACCGGGTCGTGCAGACCTTCCTGGACTGGGACAGCCCCATAGCGGTGCTCCTGCTGTCCGCCCAGAGCCTGGACGACGAGGAGTACGCGCACTACGTCATCAAGCGGCTGCGCCACACCGCCCCGGCCGGCAGCTTCCTCGCCCTGGTCCACACCACGTTCGACGCCGTGCCCCCGGAGCTGCTCCCCGCCGTCCGCGACGTGCTCGCCATGACGCTCCCGCACCTCGCCATCCGGACGAAGGAGGAGGTCGAGGGTCTGCTGGACGGCCTGGACCTGGTGGACCCCGGCCTGGTCTGGGTCCCCCAGTGGCACCCCGGCACCGGCGACCCCGGCACCGGCGACCCCGGCACCGGCGACGACCTCGCCTGCGCCGACCAGCCGCCCACCTCCGGCAACTACGGCGCGGTGGCCCACATCCCGTGA
- a CDS encoding ABC transporter permease — protein sequence MKGRALAGAWGAFLLRRLAGTAAVVLLLSVGVFGLLYLAPGSIQQTLLGTRPATPDTIAAIQARYHLNEPVAVQYLRWLGGVLGGDLGTSIRTGVPVAGMLGQRLPLTLALTGYGTALAALAGIPLGVLGALRRGRALDRLVVSAGVAGLSAPPFAVGLLLLVVFALGLGWFPVYGTGEGLADQVWHLTLPAAALAVGAVGLLVRFSRAALVRELEQDYVVFARARGLSGLLVLRYALRNALVPILTAAGLVVTGMLAGTVLVEVTFAVPGLGSLLVDSVTFKDVPVVQALALLLTLLIAAVNLLVDVGYSLVDPRVRLGSGAPA from the coding sequence GTGAAGGGCAGGGCCCTCGCCGGCGCCTGGGGAGCCTTCCTGCTGCGGCGGCTCGCCGGCACGGCCGCCGTCGTGCTCCTGCTGTCCGTCGGCGTGTTCGGGCTGCTCTACCTGGCCCCCGGCTCGATCCAGCAGACCCTCCTCGGCACCCGTCCGGCCACCCCCGACACCATCGCCGCCATCCAGGCCCGCTACCACCTGAACGAGCCCGTCGCCGTCCAGTACCTCCGCTGGCTCGGCGGCGTGCTCGGCGGCGACCTCGGCACCTCGATCAGGACCGGCGTCCCCGTCGCCGGCATGCTCGGGCAGCGGCTGCCGCTCACGCTCGCCCTCACCGGCTACGGCACCGCGCTCGCGGCCCTCGCCGGCATCCCGCTCGGCGTGCTGGGGGCGCTGCGCCGCGGCCGCGCCCTCGACCGGCTGGTGGTGAGCGCCGGGGTGGCCGGGCTGTCGGCGCCGCCGTTCGCCGTGGGGCTGCTGCTGCTCGTCGTGTTCGCGCTGGGGCTCGGCTGGTTCCCCGTCTACGGCACCGGCGAAGGGCTCGCCGACCAGGTGTGGCACCTCACGCTGCCCGCCGCCGCGCTCGCCGTCGGCGCCGTGGGCCTGCTGGTCCGCTTCAGCAGGGCCGCGCTGGTGCGCGAGCTGGAGCAGGACTACGTCGTCTTCGCGCGGGCCCGCGGCCTGTCCGGCCTCCTCGTGCTCCGCTACGCCCTCCGCAACGCGCTCGTGCCGATCCTCACCGCGGCCGGGCTCGTCGTCACCGGCATGCTGGCCGGGACGGTGCTGGTCGAGGTCACGTTCGCGGTGCCGGGGCTGGGGTCGCTGCTGGTGGACTCGGTGACGTTCAAGGACGTGCCGGTCGTGCAGGCGCTCGCGCTGCTGCTCACCCTGCTCATCGCGGCCGTCAACCTGCTGGTGGACGTCGGCTACTCGCTCGTGGACCCGCGGGTGCGGCTCGGCTCGGGAGCCCCGGCATGA
- a CDS encoding cytochrome P450 → MNDHHGDARKIRRGTFRATCPVTHDADGLWRVTGYAAARALLRSDATVQAGLGVETVARLPARIRRPVLYRDGPEHREDRRQTARFFTPRRVDEHYRGLMTEAAERQLARLRATGEAHLSELSFGVAIEVAAAIIGLTASSASGLRERLERFFPEKFGRPGLTSPHGLYWLVRQNVNWLRVYLADVRPAIRDHRREPRDDLISHLLAEGCNDAEILGECLTFAAAGMVTTREFMGAAAWHLFTDDALLARYRAAAEPERLAVLRELLRLEPVVGRLRRRTTAALDLPGPDGTTSLPPGAVVEVLVDAVNTDARAVGERPLSVCPGRDVDAALSFGDGAHRCPGAGVAILETDVFLSRLFALEGVRMAGPPRVTFANDIGGYEVRDLRVTLG, encoded by the coding sequence GTGAACGACCACCACGGCGACGCCCGCAAGATCCGGCGCGGGACCTTCCGCGCCACCTGCCCGGTCACCCACGACGCCGACGGCCTGTGGCGGGTCACCGGCTACGCGGCGGCCAGGGCCCTGCTGCGCAGCGACGCCACCGTCCAGGCCGGGCTGGGCGTCGAGACGGTGGCCAGGCTGCCCGCCCGCATCCGCCGCCCCGTCCTCTACCGGGACGGCCCCGAGCACCGCGAGGACCGCCGGCAGACCGCCCGGTTCTTCACCCCCCGCCGGGTGGACGAGCACTACCGCGGCCTCATGACCGAGGCCGCCGAGCGGCAGCTCGCCCGGCTGCGCGCCACGGGCGAGGCGCACCTGTCGGAGCTGAGCTTCGGCGTGGCGATCGAGGTGGCCGCCGCGATCATCGGGCTCACCGCGAGCAGCGCGTCCGGCCTGCGCGAGCGGCTGGAGCGCTTCTTCCCGGAGAAGTTCGGCAGGCCCGGCCTGACCAGCCCGCACGGCCTCTACTGGCTCGTCCGGCAGAACGTCAACTGGCTGCGCGTCTACCTGGCCGACGTCCGCCCGGCGATCCGGGACCACCGCCGCGAGCCGCGCGACGACCTCATCTCGCACCTGCTCGCCGAGGGCTGCAACGACGCCGAGATCCTCGGCGAGTGCCTGACGTTCGCCGCCGCCGGGATGGTGACCACCCGCGAGTTCATGGGCGCCGCGGCCTGGCACCTGTTCACCGACGACGCGCTGCTGGCCCGCTACCGGGCCGCCGCCGAGCCGGAGCGCCTGGCCGTGCTGCGCGAGCTGCTGCGGCTCGAACCCGTGGTGGGCCGGCTGCGCCGCCGCACCACGGCCGCCCTCGACCTGCCCGGCCCGGACGGCACCACGTCCCTGCCGCCGGGGGCCGTGGTCGAGGTGCTGGTGGACGCCGTGAACACCGACGCCCGCGCCGTCGGCGAGCGGCCGCTGTCGGTGTGCCCGGGCCGGGACGTGGACGCGGCACTCTCCTTCGGCGACGGCGCGCACCGCTGCCCGGGCGCGGGGGTCGCGATCCTGGAGACCGACGTGTTCCTGAGCCGCCTGTTCGCGCTGGAGGGGGTGCGGATGGCGGGGCCGCCGCGGGTCACGTTCGCCAACGACATCGGCGGCTACGAGGTCCGCGACCTGCGCGTCACGCTCGGCTGA
- a CDS encoding diacylglycerol/lipid kinase family protein has translation MARRLLAMGNPAAGGDDEETRRAVLDVLADGADVVSRVLDGPGDLDRALAEHPDRDPVVLGGDGTLHRVVAALLARGELERRPVGLIPMGTGNDLARTLGIPLDPAEAARVVLTGVERPLDLLVAHEGGGGGGAGIVLNAVHVGVGAEASRQATPLKPVLRRAAYAAGALLAGVRSRGWRLRVRVDGRPVADGRRRVLMVGIGNGASIGGGTPLAPDARPDDGLADVIVSYAVSPGARLAYGVLLRLGRHPRREDVATFRGREVVIEGEPVPANADGELHPPAARRSWTLRPAAWRIIAPPP, from the coding sequence ATGGCACGCAGGCTGCTGGCGATGGGCAACCCGGCCGCGGGCGGGGACGACGAGGAGACCCGGCGGGCGGTGCTCGACGTGCTCGCCGACGGGGCCGACGTGGTGTCCCGCGTTCTCGACGGGCCCGGCGACCTGGACCGGGCGCTGGCCGAGCACCCCGACCGCGACCCGGTGGTGCTCGGCGGCGACGGCACCCTGCACCGCGTGGTCGCCGCGCTGCTGGCCCGCGGCGAGCTGGAGCGCCGGCCGGTGGGCCTGATCCCGATGGGCACCGGCAACGACCTGGCCCGCACGCTCGGCATCCCGCTCGACCCGGCCGAGGCCGCGCGGGTGGTGCTGACCGGCGTCGAACGCCCGCTGGACCTGCTCGTCGCCCACGAAGGCGGCGGTGGTGGCGGTGCCGGCATCGTGCTCAACGCCGTGCACGTCGGCGTCGGCGCGGAGGCCAGCCGGCAGGCGACCCCGCTCAAGCCCGTCCTGCGCCGCGCCGCCTACGCCGCCGGCGCCCTGCTCGCGGGGGTGCGCAGCAGGGGCTGGCGGCTGCGGGTGCGGGTGGACGGCCGGCCGGTCGCCGACGGCCGGCGGCGCGTCCTCATGGTGGGGATCGGCAACGGCGCCTCCATCGGCGGCGGCACGCCGCTCGCCCCCGACGCGCGGCCGGACGACGGGCTGGCGGACGTCATCGTCTCCTACGCCGTCTCGCCCGGGGCGCGGCTGGCGTACGGGGTGCTGCTGCGGCTCGGACGGCACCCGCGGCGCGAGGACGTGGCGACGTTCCGCGGGCGCGAGGTGGTGATCGAGGGCGAGCCGGTGCCCGCCAACGCCGACGGCGAGCTGCACCCGCCCGCCGCCCGCCGCTCCTGGACCCTGCGCCCGGCCGCCTGGCGGATCATCGCGCCGCCCCCGTGA